The following are encoded together in the bacterium genome:
- a CDS encoding tetratricopeptide repeat protein has translation MKQVCILFFLTVFVIAAKAATEEIDQQLAGAESLYEKARFEQAILKFQPLLKYYEGQQDRQKVADITYKIGRSNRRLGHFAEALTLLTRALQMHTDLGDQRGRGLDLTEIAIAYQRQWEYDDSLKLSQQALEIHEQIKNSDGIARTLNNFGNIYFRKSEFEKAIEFHQRAISVATSGGNQEILGYTMSNLGQVYHAQADYPRAAECYEKSQKVGEERGDLLMQSTALHNLALIYWKQGDLKRALLELNRCAFISRDAGERALESTTMMNLGSLYYQMGDYDKALVVLQQSLKMAEERNDQGLRGATLENLASLELEIGNHEAALDYARKSLKLMQEIGEKSGAAAALASLAEITESTGDHFAALSHYQRAVRVARESGIRSRLAEYLKGMGTIYARTGQLSKALEIYQEALVIEEAI, from the coding sequence TTGAAACAAGTTTGCATTCTCTTCTTTCTGACTGTCTTCGTTATTGCAGCAAAGGCAGCGACAGAGGAGATTGATCAGCAGCTTGCCGGAGCAGAATCACTTTACGAGAAAGCCCGATTTGAACAAGCCATTTTAAAGTTCCAGCCACTACTGAAATACTACGAAGGTCAGCAAGACCGGCAGAAGGTTGCGGACATCACTTACAAAATCGGCCGATCAAACAGAAGACTTGGCCATTTTGCCGAGGCTTTAACCCTTTTGACCCGCGCCCTTCAGATGCATACTGATCTAGGCGACCAGCGAGGGCGTGGTTTGGACCTTACCGAAATTGCGATCGCCTACCAGCGACAATGGGAATATGATGACTCGCTAAAATTGTCGCAACAAGCGCTCGAAATTCACGAACAAATAAAAAATTCGGATGGGATTGCAAGAACGTTGAACAATTTTGGCAACATTTATTTCCGCAAGTCAGAATTTGAAAAGGCGATTGAATTTCATCAGCGGGCGATCAGCGTCGCTACTTCGGGAGGGAATCAGGAGATCCTTGGATATACAATGAGCAATCTGGGTCAGGTCTACCATGCTCAAGCAGATTATCCACGCGCTGCGGAATGTTATGAAAAATCACAAAAAGTAGGAGAAGAGCGGGGTGATCTTCTCATGCAGTCTACCGCGCTGCATAATCTGGCATTGATCTACTGGAAACAAGGGGATCTTAAGAGGGCACTGCTGGAATTAAACCGGTGCGCATTCATTTCACGGGATGCAGGCGAACGTGCTTTAGAATCAACGACAATGATGAACCTCGGTTCTTTGTATTATCAAATGGGAGACTACGACAAAGCGCTAGTGGTTCTTCAGCAATCGTTGAAGATGGCGGAGGAGAGGAATGATCAAGGTTTACGGGGAGCGACTCTGGAAAACCTGGCTTCCCTGGAACTGGAAATCGGTAACCATGAGGCTGCGCTGGATTATGCACGAAAATCCCTAAAACTGATGCAAGAAATTGGAGAAAAAAGTGGCGCTGCAGCGGCTCTTGCGAGCCTCGCTGAAATTACAGAAAGCACCGGTGACCATTTTGCCGCGCTGAGCCACTATCAAAGGGCAGTTCGCGTGGCCCGCGAATCCGGAATAAGGAGTCGACTTGCTGAGTATCTAAAAGGGATGGGCACTATCTATGCAAGGACCGGTCAACTCAGCAAAGCTCTTGAGATTTATCAAGAAGCGCTTGTCATTGAGGAAGCGATTTGA
- a CDS encoding zf-HC2 domain-containing protein — MNKRTTEKFTFDEVFHPEPDCDQAETAHSYFQGLLSEAEKQEFQSHLQVCAHCPIILADLEECETAVTSVVLDSSRTDKIFDQNQKRLFKGDVQSTTTQAKPFWASFQIPAYMTAFAVVLICLMIYPSYRSLILTGQVEKLEHELQLTKQLSGNLSSYQKQIETLNNERASLLEPAVSASAIYPVRTERDSEKKIIDVIFGDTDKTFSVVLSLPAEDLERYLLKIYQLEKLIWQKEFPAFPGSFLVSVNLRAGYFSPGNYRLYVYGKTGEMETEISQFQLRIQHR; from the coding sequence ATGAATAAGCGAACTACCGAGAAATTCACTTTTGATGAAGTTTTTCACCCGGAACCGGACTGCGACCAGGCCGAAACAGCGCACTCCTATTTTCAGGGTCTGCTTTCCGAGGCCGAGAAGCAGGAATTCCAGAGCCATTTGCAGGTGTGCGCCCATTGCCCAATTATTCTGGCCGATCTCGAGGAATGTGAAACGGCGGTTACGAGTGTGGTATTGGATTCCTCAAGGACGGACAAGATCTTTGATCAAAACCAGAAAAGACTTTTCAAGGGAGACGTACAATCCACCACGACACAGGCAAAACCTTTCTGGGCCAGTTTCCAAATTCCTGCATATATGACTGCGTTCGCGGTGGTGTTGATCTGCTTGATGATTTATCCGTCCTATCGAAGCCTGATCCTCACTGGCCAAGTCGAAAAACTCGAACACGAGTTACAACTGACAAAACAACTATCTGGGAACCTTTCTTCCTATCAAAAGCAAATTGAAACACTCAATAATGAAAGAGCCAGTCTCCTGGAACCTGCGGTTTCGGCTTCAGCGATCTATCCTGTCAGAACAGAACGCGACTCAGAAAAGAAAATCATTGATGTGATCTTCGGCGATACCGATAAAACTTTTAGCGTTGTTTTATCTCTCCCAGCGGAAGATCTTGAACGCTATTTGCTGAAGATATATCAACTGGAAAAATTGATCTGGCAAAAGGAATTTCCGGCATTCCCAGGGTCATTTCTTGTTTCGGTGAATTTGCGGGCAGGTTATTTCTCGCCTGGAAATTACCGGCTGTATGTTTACGGTAAAACCGGAGAAATGGAGACTGAAATCTCGCAATTTCAATTGAGGATCCAGCATCGTTGA
- a CDS encoding type II toxin-antitoxin system PemK/MazF family toxin: MEIRQGDLFWVDLGRPSGSEPGYKRPYLVIQNNLLNKSGLNTAIVCALTTNLKWAYSPGNVMLNKGEANLSRKSVVNVTQIFTVDRQSLREKIGKLSNTRFAQVLEGIDFVLSPREPD, from the coding sequence ATGGAGATTCGACAAGGAGACTTGTTCTGGGTCGATCTTGGCCGGCCTTCCGGTTCGGAACCAGGTTACAAACGTCCTTATCTCGTTATTCAGAACAATTTGTTGAATAAGAGTGGTTTGAATACAGCTATCGTCTGTGCTCTGACAACGAATCTGAAGTGGGCATACTCCCCTGGTAACGTGATGCTCAACAAAGGGGAAGCAAATCTTTCCAGAAAAAGCGTCGTGAATGTGACTCAGATTTTCACCGTTGACAGGCAGAGTCTGCGCGAGAAAATCGGCAAACTGTCAAACACGCGTTTTGCTCAGGTGCTGGAAGGAATCGATTTCGTGCTTAGTCCTCGCGAACCGGACTGA
- a CDS encoding alpha/beta hydrolase, translating to MYKTIAFFLVVLPCFFLAGANDTAKSGRIDFESTELTGRDAKKIVEMGKLRVPENRSRPGSRMIELAVVRLKSDSPNSGPPIVYLPGGPGGSAINEMWLPWMESLFQVLRKNNDIILMDQRGIGRSTPNFLWNSSVSLPPDVFLSQEKMEANYRQLSLQAAEWFKKEGFDFAGYNSVESADDLNDLRIGLGVKKISLLGFSYGTHLGLATIRRHSPHLDSVVLIGTEGPNHSVKLPSTYDIQLQKLSQLASQDPDIRAKVPDMLALLKKVLTRLEKEPVTVTVQNQATKQPVNVPVGKFGLQLIVRMDVGDRNDFPEFPALFYTIDKGDSSLLTKYVEKRYNQFGRRVSGMYILMELSSGATAERLAQIRKETPKAILGEVVNFPNQDASIWGNPDLGDDYRSPIVSSTRTLFISGTLDSNTPPYQAEEVRWGFSNATHIIVEYAGHEDALPNEAVRAAIVDFFNGKDVSGVRLSLGPPKFKPIP from the coding sequence ATGTATAAAACGATAGCCTTCTTTCTTGTTGTATTGCCGTGTTTTTTCCTGGCAGGTGCAAATGACACGGCAAAAAGCGGAAGAATTGATTTTGAGTCAACCGAACTTACTGGTAGAGATGCAAAGAAAATTGTTGAGATGGGGAAGCTGCGTGTGCCTGAAAATCGGTCCAGGCCGGGCAGTCGAATGATCGAACTCGCGGTTGTCAGATTGAAAAGCGATTCTCCAAACTCTGGCCCACCGATTGTTTATCTGCCGGGCGGTCCCGGAGGGTCAGCCATCAACGAAATGTGGCTTCCCTGGATGGAGAGTCTCTTTCAAGTACTGCGCAAAAACAACGACATTATCCTGATGGATCAGCGCGGTATCGGACGATCGACTCCCAATTTTCTCTGGAACTCATCCGTCTCATTGCCGCCGGACGTCTTTCTATCGCAGGAGAAAATGGAGGCGAACTATCGGCAATTGAGCTTGCAGGCGGCTGAGTGGTTCAAAAAGGAAGGATTCGATTTCGCAGGTTATAACTCTGTTGAGAGTGCGGACGATCTCAATGATTTAAGGATTGGCCTTGGAGTTAAAAAGATCAGTTTGCTTGGCTTCAGTTACGGAACTCATCTTGGTTTGGCAACGATTCGCCGCCATTCACCGCATCTTGACTCCGTAGTCTTGATCGGAACAGAAGGCCCCAATCACAGCGTTAAGCTTCCCTCAACGTATGATATTCAGCTTCAGAAACTCTCTCAGCTTGCATCTCAAGATCCTGATATCAGAGCAAAAGTTCCTGATATGTTGGCGCTGCTAAAAAAGGTTCTTACTCGATTGGAAAAAGAGCCGGTGACGGTGACTGTTCAGAATCAGGCCACAAAACAACCTGTGAATGTTCCGGTAGGAAAGTTCGGATTGCAGCTGATCGTACGAATGGATGTGGGAGACCGAAATGACTTCCCGGAGTTTCCGGCGCTCTTTTACACGATCGACAAAGGAGATTCTTCGCTGCTGACCAAGTACGTGGAAAAGCGATACAACCAGTTTGGTCGCCGTGTCTCCGGAATGTATATATTGATGGAGCTTTCGTCAGGAGCGACCGCCGAACGGCTGGCACAGATAAGGAAAGAAACTCCAAAAGCGATATTGGGTGAGGTCGTCAATTTCCCGAATCAAGACGCCAGTATCTGGGGCAATCCTGATTTAGGTGATGACTATCGCTCGCCGATTGTCTCAAGCACGCGAACCTTATTCATCAGCGGAACATTGGACAGCAACACTCCTCCCTATCAGGCCGAAGAAGTGCGCTGGGGTTTTTCGAATGCAACTCACATTATTGTTGAATATGCCGGGCACGAAGACGCGTTGCCAAACGAAGCTGTACGCGCAGCAATTGTTGATTTCTTTAACGGAAAGGATGTCAGTGGTGTTCGATTATCGCTAGGTCCTCCGAAGTTCAAGCCGATACCTTGA
- a CDS encoding type II toxin-antitoxin system VapC family toxin — protein MRRPWVYLDSSAFAKLFTYESGSQEVRGISRKSRIILSCITGVECISALSRKKAEEGMKEVVFEKIVEMIRTSLAKIDLIRLSDEVLIRAEMVVLVSAVRALDALHLASVLEFQNETGIRLLLVTADRKQEAAAKLHGIRTKLV, from the coding sequence ATGAGACGCCCGTGGGTATACCTTGACAGTAGCGCCTTCGCAAAACTTTTTACATACGAATCCGGTTCGCAGGAGGTTCGGGGGATTTCGCGAAAAAGCCGGATAATATTGAGCTGCATTACAGGAGTCGAATGCATTTCGGCTCTTTCGCGCAAAAAGGCTGAAGAAGGAATGAAGGAAGTTGTATTTGAGAAGATCGTAGAAATGATTCGCACGAGTCTTGCGAAGATTGACCTCATCCGTTTGAGCGACGAAGTTCTAATCCGGGCAGAAATGGTGGTTCTTGTGAGCGCCGTTCGAGCTCTTGATGCGCTCCATCTGGCGTCGGTATTAGAGTTTCAGAACGAGACAGGAATTCGGCTTCTGCTTGTAACGGCTGATCGAAAACAGGAAGCGGCGGCTAAACTCCATGGAATTCGTACGAAGCTTGTCTAA
- a CDS encoding type II toxin-antitoxin system prevent-host-death family antitoxin → MKIGLREANLHFSRYIQHVREGNQVILTERGEPIAVIKPVKAGKGDMESRLRILEMQGLLRRGMTGPFRPPRAVRISGKALSNIVTDERDSRF, encoded by the coding sequence ATGAAAATTGGATTACGGGAGGCGAATCTTCATTTTTCCAGGTATATACAGCATGTTCGGGAGGGCAATCAGGTCATTTTAACGGAAAGAGGCGAGCCGATCGCCGTTATTAAACCGGTAAAAGCGGGTAAAGGTGACATGGAGAGCCGCTTGCGAATCCTGGAAATGCAAGGACTGCTCCGTCGCGGCATGACTGGCCCTTTCCGGCCTCCACGCGCAGTACGAATCAGCGGAAAAGCACTATCGAACATTGTAACGGACGAGAGAGATTCAAGGTTTTAG
- a CDS encoding CopG family transcriptional regulator yields the protein MRIKTGISIDKDLFDKAEKMARELGISRSRLFSMGLQEIIGKQENRRLFERLNRALEKIYPDTEEEKHIRQMKEYHRKLFSSD from the coding sequence ATGCGTATAAAAACCGGTATTTCGATTGACAAAGATCTGTTCGATAAGGCGGAGAAAATGGCAAGAGAGTTGGGAATTTCGAGAAGCCGGTTGTTCTCGATGGGACTTCAAGAAATCATCGGCAAACAGGAGAACCGCCGGCTATTCGAGCGACTAAACAGGGCGCTTGAAAAAATCTACCCGGATACTGAAGAGGAAAAACACATTCGTCAAATGAAAGAGTACCATCGCAAACTGTTCTCCAGTGACTGA
- a CDS encoding zinc metalloprotease gives MMQRTTSLFALIAFLALSFSLSAGDFEKRVGLTKEEFKLKGLRCGTRIVYEDEVVAIEKARLAWLQENFRAAVRPPGGGAPTVNVYFHVLKKDETAEGGNIPDSWITAQMNVLNNAFTNFNFNLVSVDRTTNATWFNGGAEKSMKSALRDGTCADLNVYSLKPKSNLLGYAYFPSDCAKFKVWDGVVIHYQTLPGGPLDPYNEGDTLTHEAGHWVGLYHTFQGGCNEPGDQIADTPAEASAAFGCPNGRDTCAAPGLDPITNFMDYTDDACMFEFSAGQNTFSSDLTCQYRGLCN, from the coding sequence ATGATGCAAAGGACCACATCTTTGTTCGCACTGATCGCGTTTCTAGCATTAAGTTTTTCACTTAGCGCTGGCGACTTTGAGAAAAGGGTAGGATTAACAAAAGAGGAATTTAAACTCAAGGGCCTCCGCTGCGGCACTCGCATCGTATATGAGGATGAGGTTGTTGCAATCGAAAAGGCACGCCTGGCCTGGTTGCAGGAAAACTTCCGCGCGGCCGTTAGACCTCCCGGTGGTGGCGCTCCGACAGTCAATGTTTATTTTCATGTTCTTAAGAAAGATGAAACGGCGGAAGGAGGAAATATTCCGGATAGCTGGATCACTGCTCAGATGAACGTGTTGAACAACGCATTTACCAATTTCAACTTTAATCTTGTTTCGGTCGACCGAACCACGAATGCTACCTGGTTTAATGGTGGTGCGGAGAAGTCGATGAAGAGTGCCCTGCGCGATGGGACTTGCGCTGACCTGAACGTTTACTCTCTGAAACCGAAAAGTAATTTGCTTGGATATGCCTACTTCCCAAGCGATTGCGCAAAGTTCAAGGTATGGGATGGCGTAGTGATCCATTATCAGACTCTACCTGGAGGACCACTCGATCCATACAATGAAGGGGATACGTTGACTCACGAAGCCGGTCACTGGGTTGGTCTCTATCACACGTTTCAAGGCGGGTGCAATGAACCAGGTGATCAAATCGCTGATACCCCCGCTGAGGCGAGCGCTGCTTTCGGCTGTCCTAACGGAAGGGATACGTGTGCTGCTCCTGGGCTGGATCCGATAACCAATTTTATGGACTACACCGATGATGCCTGTATGTTTGAATTCTCGGCCGGTCAGAACACCTTCAGCTCCGATTTGACTTGCCAGTACCGAGGACTGTGCAACTGA
- a CDS encoding CHAT domain-containing protein yields MDEERPQLSALLLDAGNDEDGFLSMREVFDLKLNADLIVLSACKSGLGRQIRGEGVTGLARAFFAAGASTVLVSFWNVNDRSTADFMTTFYKNRLQKGHDKTAGLKQTRLEMIRNQKYSHPYYWAPFVLIGIR; encoded by the coding sequence ATTGATGAAGAGCGCCCGCAGCTTTCCGCGCTTCTCCTAGATGCTGGCAATGATGAGGACGGTTTTCTTTCTATGCGCGAAGTTTTCGATTTGAAACTAAATGCAGATCTCATCGTACTCTCTGCTTGTAAATCGGGACTTGGCCGGCAGATTCGCGGAGAAGGAGTTACGGGACTTGCGAGAGCATTCTTCGCGGCCGGCGCATCCACGGTTCTCGTGAGTTTCTGGAACGTGAACGACCGTTCCACAGCAGACTTCATGACAACGTTTTACAAGAACCGCCTGCAAAAAGGGCACGACAAAACGGCAGGTCTGAAACAGACCCGGCTGGAGATGATCCGTAATCAGAAGTACAGCCATCCTTATTACTGGGCCCCCTTTGTTTTGATCGGAATCCGCTAA
- a CDS encoding DUF1697 domain-containing protein: MTKYVALLRGIAPSNPNMRNDKLRGFFENLGFANVQTVISSGNVLFETGSKDVIGLEIAIEKTLPLKLGFSSATIIRSREQLQDLVDKNPFKGIQDTPRSRLNVTFLKRHSETKLKFPYTAENKTFKIFGLYDRAICSSIDLTGAKTPNLMSWLDKQFGKEITTRTWKTVERILKKLNS; the protein is encoded by the coding sequence ATGACAAAATATGTAGCTCTGCTTCGCGGGATAGCTCCTTCAAACCCGAATATGCGCAACGATAAGTTGCGTGGTTTTTTTGAGAACCTTGGCTTTGCCAATGTTCAAACTGTGATTTCCAGTGGGAATGTCCTGTTTGAAACCGGCTCAAAAGACGTGATAGGACTCGAGATAGCCATTGAAAAAACGCTTCCGCTGAAACTCGGTTTTTCAAGCGCCACGATCATTCGCAGCCGCGAACAATTGCAGGATCTTGTAGATAAAAATCCGTTCAAAGGAATTCAAGACACGCCCAGGTCACGTTTGAACGTCACTTTTTTAAAGAGACATTCGGAAACAAAACTGAAGTTTCCTTATACAGCAGAAAATAAAACTTTCAAGATATTCGGGCTGTACGACCGCGCAATCTGCAGCTCAATAGACCTTACTGGCGCAAAAACACCCAACTTGATGAGCTGGCTTGATAAGCAGTTTGGCAAGGAAATTACCACCCGTACCTGGAAAACAGTTGAGAGAATCCTGAAAAAACTAAACTCTTGA
- a CDS encoding AraC family transcriptional regulator — protein MSPQSVGRPYYGQIRTSHTYSGLTLIEATYTPQVKLPRHWHPRSSFCLILKGGYIESYGKLRLECRPSHLKFQPGGESHSDDYGIQEGRSFIIELNQEWLERMRSCSLPVTCPNLHQNPLTVSLLNRMRHELHQTDDITPFAVEGLMLEVIAELARSDRRSVLTSSHWLEQAREILHDRFSERLSLSEIARLVGVHPVYLANSFRQRHHCSIGEYVRWLRIDFARRRISQTDDSLIDIAFAAGFSNQSHFTRIFKRLTGQTPAQYRTMLRS, from the coding sequence ATGAGTCCACAGTCAGTCGGCCGTCCTTATTACGGCCAGATAAGGACATCCCACACGTATAGCGGTTTGACCTTGATCGAGGCCACTTATACTCCGCAGGTAAAGCTACCAAGACACTGGCATCCAAGATCCAGTTTCTGTTTGATTTTGAAAGGGGGATACATCGAATCGTACGGGAAATTGCGTCTGGAATGCAGGCCTTCTCATCTGAAATTCCAGCCGGGTGGTGAATCCCATTCGGATGATTATGGAATTCAGGAGGGACGTTCCTTCATTATTGAATTGAATCAGGAGTGGCTCGAACGTATGCGCAGTTGCTCCCTACCGGTAACTTGTCCGAATCTCCATCAAAATCCGTTAACCGTTTCGCTCCTGAACAGAATGCGTCATGAGTTGCATCAAACAGATGATATAACGCCGTTCGCGGTCGAGGGTTTGATGCTTGAAGTGATTGCGGAGCTTGCTCGAAGCGACCGGAGGTCCGTACTCACAAGCTCACACTGGCTTGAACAGGCCAGAGAAATTCTCCACGATCGTTTTTCAGAACGCCTCTCTCTTTCTGAGATTGCCCGTTTGGTAGGCGTGCATCCCGTTTATCTCGCAAACTCGTTTCGGCAGCGGCATCATTGCAGCATCGGTGAATATGTTCGCTGGCTGCGAATCGACTTTGCTCGCCGCCGGATCTCTCAAACAGACGATTCTTTGATCGATATAGCTTTTGCTGCTGGTTTCTCGAACCAATCTCATTTCACTCGAATCTTCAAGCGGCTGACCGGCCAGACTCCGGCTCAGTACCGCACCATGCTCCGTTCTTAA